The following are from one region of the Natronosporangium hydrolyticum genome:
- a CDS encoding DUF1905 domain-containing protein encodes MDMEFTGEVWFWRGPPPFHFVTVPEPHCDDLAEVAGEVSYGWGMVPVGARIGDTTWTTTLFPKYGGYIVPIKATVRKAEGIEVGDDVTIRLTVDGG; translated from the coding sequence ATGGACATGGAGTTCACCGGTGAGGTGTGGTTCTGGCGCGGCCCGCCGCCGTTCCACTTCGTGACCGTGCCCGAGCCCCACTGCGACGACCTGGCGGAGGTTGCCGGTGAGGTGAGTTACGGCTGGGGCATGGTCCCCGTAGGTGCGCGGATCGGTGACACCACCTGGACGACCACGCTCTTCCCAAAATATGGCGGCTACATCGTGCCGATCAAAGCCACCGTTCGAAAGGCGGAGGGCATCGAGGTCGGGGACGACGTAACCATTCGCCTGACCGTCGACGGAGGGTAG
- a CDS encoding class I SAM-dependent methyltransferase translates to MTSTAGASEWRAANRANWDERVPIHAAGSYYDLPGFVAGNETLRSFERAEVGDVKGKTLLHLQCHIGLDTLSWARHGATVTGLDFSAPAMAVAAELAQQIGVTARFVPADLYDAPGALDGQTFDIVYTGIGALCWLPDVAEWARTVAALLAPGGFLYLVEFHPVADVLADDGRTVEEDYFSREPMVVDDPLTYADPDARLTASLTVEWRHGLGEVVSALADAGLHLQFLHEHDHGHFRFPPGQPVPQLYSLRAVKPAAPVGRHLEGP, encoded by the coding sequence ATGACGTCGACCGCGGGAGCTTCCGAGTGGCGCGCCGCCAACCGTGCCAACTGGGACGAGCGGGTCCCGATCCACGCCGCCGGGTCCTACTACGACCTGCCCGGCTTCGTGGCGGGCAACGAAACCCTACGCAGCTTCGAACGCGCCGAGGTCGGCGACGTCAAAGGCAAGACGCTGCTGCATCTGCAGTGCCACATTGGGCTCGACACGCTGTCGTGGGCCCGGCACGGCGCCACCGTCACCGGTCTCGACTTCTCCGCGCCGGCCATGGCGGTCGCCGCCGAGCTCGCGCAGCAGATCGGTGTCACCGCCCGGTTCGTCCCGGCGGACCTGTACGACGCACCTGGAGCCCTCGACGGGCAGACCTTCGACATCGTCTACACCGGAATCGGCGCGCTGTGCTGGCTTCCGGACGTCGCGGAGTGGGCGCGGACGGTGGCCGCCCTGCTCGCCCCGGGCGGGTTTCTCTATCTGGTGGAGTTCCATCCGGTCGCCGATGTGCTGGCCGACGACGGCCGCACGGTCGAGGAGGACTACTTCTCCCGGGAGCCCATGGTGGTCGACGACCCCCTCACCTACGCCGATCCCGATGCGCGGCTCACCGCGTCGTTGACGGTCGAGTGGCGGCACGGCCTCGGCGAGGTGGTGAGCGCCCTCGCCGACGCAGGGCTCCACCTGCAGTTTCTGCACGAGCACGACCACGGTCACTTTCGCTTCCCGCCGGGGCAGCCGGTTCCGCAGCTCTACTCGCTGCGGGCGGTGAAGCCGGCGGCTCCTGTTGGCCGACACCTGGAGGGTCCATGA
- a CDS encoding phosphotransferase, giving the protein MSSALTSLSRQQQERLAQWLPGATVARDHSWGLVATTVLEVTHAGARFIVKAGGDDDHHIERELHAHRHWLRPWTGVGRAPALAHGDAEAKLIVTQYLPGELVLGGEHADDPAIYRQAGELLALLHTQLAIIDDEYEQRMNDRSLRWLDGPHRIEAAVVRRLRAEIATWPTPPAALVPTHGDWQPRNWLIHDGVVSVIDFGRAALRLPDTDFARLAVQDFRRDPALEQAFLAGYGADPRRADPRQPDAWRRTLVREAIGTAAWAYQVGDERFEAQGHRMIADALAGGA; this is encoded by the coding sequence GTGTCTTCTGCCCTCACGAGCCTCAGTCGGCAGCAGCAGGAGCGGTTGGCGCAGTGGCTTCCGGGCGCGACCGTAGCGCGGGACCACAGCTGGGGGCTGGTGGCGACCACCGTGCTGGAGGTGACGCACGCCGGGGCTCGATTCATCGTCAAGGCCGGCGGCGACGACGACCACCACATCGAGCGTGAGCTGCACGCCCACCGACACTGGTTGCGCCCGTGGACAGGCGTGGGCCGCGCGCCGGCCCTGGCGCACGGCGATGCCGAGGCCAAGCTCATCGTCACCCAATACCTGCCAGGCGAGTTGGTGCTCGGCGGCGAGCACGCCGACGACCCCGCCATCTACCGGCAGGCCGGCGAGCTGCTCGCGCTGCTGCACACGCAGCTGGCCATCATCGACGACGAGTACGAGCAGCGGATGAACGACCGGTCGCTGCGATGGCTCGACGGGCCGCACCGGATCGAGGCGGCCGTGGTGCGGCGGCTGCGGGCCGAGATCGCGACCTGGCCGACTCCGCCGGCGGCGCTGGTGCCCACGCACGGGGACTGGCAGCCCAGAAACTGGCTCATCCACGACGGCGTCGTGAGCGTCATCGACTTCGGCCGGGCGGCGCTGCGGCTGCCAGATACGGATTTCGCGCGGCTGGCGGTCCAGGATTTCCGCCGCGACCCAGCGCTGGAGCAGGCGTTCCTGGCGGGATACGGCGCCGACCCGCGCCGGGCCGACCCACGCCAGCCCGACGCGTGGCGCCGCACGCTGGTCCGTGAGGCGATCGGCACCGCGGCCTGGGCCTACCAGGTCGGCGATGAGCGCTTTGAGGCCCAGGGCCACCGCATGATCGCCGACGCGCTTGCGGGCGGTGCCTAG
- a CDS encoding RidA family protein, with protein MITQLNPDVLPEATGTYTHGTLVTGATRTVFVSGQVPWDEPVPADFDTQCRIVWRNVLAVLGEAGMGVQHLAKVTVYLSDRRYRAANGRIRQEFLGDHRPALTVIIADIYAPEWLLEIEAIAMA; from the coding sequence ATGATCACACAGCTGAACCCGGACGTGCTGCCCGAGGCGACCGGGACCTACACCCACGGCACCCTGGTCACGGGCGCCACCCGGACGGTCTTCGTCAGCGGCCAGGTGCCGTGGGACGAGCCGGTCCCGGCGGACTTCGACACCCAGTGCCGCATCGTCTGGCGCAACGTCCTCGCGGTGCTGGGTGAAGCGGGGATGGGAGTCCAGCACCTTGCCAAAGTGACGGTCTATCTTTCGGATCGCCGGTACCGCGCCGCGAACGGTCGCATCCGGCAGGAATTTCTCGGCGACCACCGGCCCGCGTTGACGGTCATCATCGCCGACATCTACGCCCCGGAGTGGCTGCTGGAGATCGAAGCGATCGCCATGGCCTGA
- a CDS encoding class I SAM-dependent methyltransferase — MTEAIGTAPDDYDATHTALHDGALMRLLYAEGMGDQYPAEVEPFSSCTWWLLGQLVSTLRLQPDDLLVDLGCGRGGPGLWLARALSLRLIGVDFSPAAVELAKRRVAAFVPPGRAEFRVATFDQTGLPDGSAAGVVSIDALPIAEDRPAALREVHRILAAGGRCALTVRSRPGVVGKDWQAMALAAGLVVEDALPNPYHDQHWQRLYAIWLANADELRSELGDRAADNLLAEARAGQRRRWDGLPPPLLLVLRRPE; from the coding sequence ATGACCGAGGCTATCGGCACCGCGCCGGATGACTACGACGCCACCCACACCGCGCTCCACGATGGCGCACTGATGCGGCTTCTGTACGCCGAAGGGATGGGCGACCAGTACCCCGCGGAGGTTGAGCCATTCAGCTCATGTACCTGGTGGCTGCTGGGCCAGCTCGTCTCGACGCTACGGCTGCAGCCAGATGACCTGCTGGTCGACCTGGGTTGCGGCCGCGGCGGACCGGGTCTGTGGTTGGCCCGGGCGCTGTCGCTGCGGCTGATCGGGGTCGACTTCAGCCCGGCCGCAGTGGAGCTTGCGAAGCGGCGGGTGGCGGCCTTCGTCCCACCGGGTCGGGCTGAGTTCCGGGTGGCCACGTTCGACCAGACCGGCCTGCCAGACGGCAGCGCCGCCGGGGTGGTCAGCATCGATGCGCTGCCGATCGCCGAGGACCGGCCGGCCGCGCTGCGTGAGGTGCACCGGATCCTGGCGGCGGGCGGACGGTGCGCGCTGACGGTACGCAGCCGGCCGGGTGTCGTCGGCAAGGACTGGCAAGCCATGGCGCTGGCCGCGGGCCTCGTGGTGGAGGACGCGCTGCCGAACCCGTATCACGACCAGCACTGGCAGCGGCTCTACGCGATCTGGTTGGCGAACGCCGACGAGCTGCGCAGCGAGTTGGGCGACCGTGCCGCCGACAACCTGCTGGCCGAGGCGCGCGCCGGTCAAAGGCGGCGGTGGGACGGTCTTCCGCCGCCGTTGTTGCTGGTCCTGCGCCGCCCGGAGTAG
- a CDS encoding class I SAM-dependent methyltransferase: MTEQGIDAVRGYYASFHRRESDRLLTPEGRVEFALTKRLIRPHLPAAGRVLDIGGGPGRYACWLAGQGLTVTLADLSPSLLDLARELIAESGTTGVEEIVEADVRDLRRWPDGTFAITLALGPFYHLPDAQDRHRALAEIVRVTAPDGLVAIALMPRWAFLQRTLSVPDERARLADPAFVAALLSRGEYTNPHNGRFPSGYGVDPGQVAETFASAGLRQILLASTHGFATGLERPLDELRANDPATYDAALDLLTRTATEPSILGTAGHLLYLGRTAT; encoded by the coding sequence TTGACGGAGCAGGGTATCGACGCTGTACGCGGCTACTACGCCTCGTTTCACCGCCGCGAATCGGACCGGCTGCTCACCCCGGAAGGCCGCGTGGAGTTCGCGCTCACCAAGCGTCTTATTCGGCCACATCTGCCGGCAGCCGGGCGGGTTCTGGACATCGGTGGGGGTCCCGGTCGGTACGCGTGCTGGCTTGCCGGCCAGGGGCTTACAGTGACTCTGGCTGACCTGTCACCCAGCTTGTTGGATTTGGCCCGCGAGTTGATCGCCGAGTCTGGCACCACAGGTGTAGAGGAGATCGTCGAGGCTGATGTGCGAGACCTCCGCCGCTGGCCCGACGGCACCTTCGCCATTACATTGGCGTTGGGACCGTTCTACCATCTGCCGGACGCCCAGGACCGGCACCGAGCGTTGGCCGAAATTGTCCGGGTCACCGCCCCCGACGGGCTGGTCGCCATCGCGCTGATGCCGCGATGGGCATTTTTGCAGCGCACGCTGTCCGTCCCCGATGAGCGGGCCCGCCTGGCCGATCCCGCGTTTGTTGCCGCGCTGCTGTCGCGAGGGGAGTACACCAACCCGCATAATGGCCGTTTCCCATCCGGTTACGGCGTCGACCCCGGTCAGGTGGCGGAAACGTTCGCCAGCGCGGGGCTACGGCAGATTCTGCTGGCATCTACCCACGGTTTCGCCACCGGTCTCGAGCGGCCCCTTGACGAACTGCGCGCCAACGATCCCGCCACCTACGATGCAGCACTGGATCTACTCACCCGTACGGCCACCGAGCCCAGCATTCTCGGCACCGCCGGTCACCTGCTCTACCTTGGCCGTACCGCCACGTAA
- a CDS encoding VOC family protein, translating to MTTKIGTLKTVAFDAPDHQALARFYVALTGGEVHDREDDWVTAFTGDGWRLGFQAAPGHIAPRWPDPEHPQQMHLDFQVAELATATAAAERLGARKLGGGEGRNVMADPAGHPFCLCINEQSEPIRTFAVNVDCPDGEPLSAFYAAIFGYQLKYLRHRMAWIGAEESTPMGEVLFQPVADYRPPRWPEPAYPQQVHLDIHVEDIELAERQVLALGARRLPGEGVDWRVYADPDGHPFCLLWKV from the coding sequence ATGACGACAAAGATCGGCACGCTGAAGACTGTCGCGTTCGACGCGCCGGATCATCAGGCGCTGGCCCGATTCTATGTGGCGCTGACCGGCGGCGAGGTGCACGACCGCGAGGATGACTGGGTGACCGCGTTCACCGGTGACGGCTGGCGGTTGGGGTTCCAGGCTGCGCCGGGCCACATCGCGCCCCGGTGGCCCGATCCGGAGCACCCGCAGCAGATGCATCTGGATTTCCAGGTGGCGGAGCTGGCCACGGCCACTGCGGCGGCCGAGCGGCTCGGTGCCCGCAAGCTCGGCGGCGGCGAGGGACGGAACGTCATGGCTGACCCGGCCGGACACCCCTTCTGCCTGTGCATCAACGAGCAGTCCGAACCCATCAGGACGTTCGCGGTCAACGTCGACTGCCCGGATGGGGAGCCGCTGTCGGCCTTTTACGCCGCCATCTTCGGCTACCAGCTCAAGTATTTGCGGCACCGGATGGCGTGGATCGGTGCCGAGGAGTCGACCCCCATGGGTGAAGTCCTGTTCCAACCGGTGGCCGACTACAGACCGCCACGGTGGCCGGAACCGGCGTATCCGCAACAGGTGCACCTTGACATTCACGTCGAAGACATCGAGCTGGCCGAGCGGCAGGTGCTTGCGCTCGGCGCCCGCCGGCTGCCGGGCGAAGGGGTGGACTGGCGGGTGTACGCGGACCCCGACGGTCACCCCTTCTGCCTGCTCTGGAAGGTCTGA
- a CDS encoding GNAT family N-acetyltransferase has translation MAAAARGRGLALRALRLVCQLSFDQLGLDQLRLWTHADNVASRRVAERAGFHRDPERDQRKQLKRAVWETVGYALGSPRRQEK, from the coding sequence CTGGCCGCCGCGGCCCGTGGGCGAGGGCTCGCCCTTCGAGCCCTTCGGCTGGTATGCCAGCTGTCTTTCGACCAGCTCGGTCTCGACCAGCTCCGGCTGTGGACACATGCCGACAACGTAGCCTCCCGGCGGGTCGCCGAACGAGCCGGCTTCCATCGTGATCCCGAACGTGACCAGCGGAAGCAGCTCAAACGGGCCGTCTGGGAGACGGTCGGCTACGCCCTCGGGTCCCCGCGCCGGCAAGAAAAGTAG
- a CDS encoding RNA ligase RtcB family protein has product MHSRQQQSLPHSTPATDSATVTVFAASTSWIESDAVAQCHQVAGFDGMIHVAAMPDLHPGKGAPIGAAMTSTVLYPSLVGSDIGCGIAVFPIQLKRAVPERLAARFPDLDRALDPERDADDPAWEVVDSDIPTGHVEGLGTVGRGNHFVELARIDTAFEPDHADRLGIAAGDLVLIVHSGSRGLGERILRAHTEVHSAGPAPDPAAYLTMHDHAVRWGSLNRRLMAARVAHALGAEPTEPIVDQCHNLVEVRDGVYLHRKGAAPGNGQDVLIAGTRGTPSYLVAGHAGPEANFSVAHGAGRKMSRADALRRGRAKHTVAELRRTPVGSLVVCGDRQLLFEEAPGAYKRIEQVIADLVSHDLATPVATTVPLVTYKTADVASKPRGDRRDHRRSRGGRR; this is encoded by the coding sequence TTGCACTCCCGGCAGCAGCAGTCGCTGCCGCACTCCACCCCGGCCACCGATTCGGCAACCGTCACCGTGTTCGCCGCCTCCACCAGCTGGATCGAGTCCGATGCCGTCGCCCAATGCCACCAGGTGGCCGGCTTCGACGGCATGATCCATGTTGCCGCCATGCCGGATCTGCACCCCGGCAAGGGCGCCCCCATCGGCGCCGCCATGACCTCGACCGTGCTGTACCCCTCCCTGGTGGGCTCCGACATCGGTTGCGGCATCGCGGTGTTCCCCATCCAACTCAAGCGCGCCGTGCCGGAGAGGCTGGCCGCCCGGTTCCCCGACCTCGACCGGGCGCTCGACCCCGAGCGGGACGCCGACGACCCGGCCTGGGAGGTGGTGGACAGCGACATCCCCACCGGGCATGTCGAGGGCCTTGGGACAGTCGGCCGGGGCAACCACTTCGTTGAGCTGGCGCGGATCGACACGGCCTTCGAACCGGACCACGCGGACCGGCTTGGCATCGCCGCCGGCGACCTCGTACTCATCGTCCACAGCGGATCCCGCGGGTTGGGCGAGCGGATCCTGCGGGCGCACACCGAGGTCCACAGTGCCGGGCCGGCGCCGGATCCCGCCGCCTACCTCACCATGCATGATCACGCCGTACGCTGGGGGTCGCTCAACCGGCGGCTGATGGCCGCCCGGGTCGCCCACGCCCTGGGCGCCGAACCCACCGAACCGATCGTCGACCAGTGCCACAACCTGGTCGAGGTCCGCGATGGGGTCTACCTGCACCGCAAGGGGGCGGCGCCGGGTAATGGCCAGGACGTGCTCATCGCCGGCACCCGCGGCACCCCTTCCTACCTCGTCGCCGGTCACGCCGGCCCGGAGGCCAACTTTTCGGTGGCACACGGCGCGGGCCGCAAGATGTCCCGCGCCGACGCCCTGCGCCGAGGCCGGGCCAAGCACACCGTCGCCGAGCTGCGGCGCACACCGGTGGGCTCGCTGGTGGTCTGCGGCGACCGGCAGCTGCTCTTCGAAGAGGCGCCTGGGGCGTACAAACGCATCGAGCAGGTGATCGCCGACCTGGTCAGCCACGACCTGGCCACCCCCGTCGCGACGACGGTCCCCCTGGTCACGTACAAGACGGCGGATGTTGCGTCCAAGCCACGGGGCGACCGAAGGGACCACCGACGCAGCCGGGGCGGCCGGCGGTGA
- a CDS encoding VOC family protein — translation MTSQLNPYLTFDGNAREAMEFYQAVFGGELRISTFGEFGGTDPAIIDKVMHASLTTDQGYTLMASDNAPGMPFTPGNTITCSLSGDPGDGLEQMWEQLADGGTVTMPFEKQIWGDLYGLCVDRFGVPWMVDVSQPE, via the coding sequence ATGACGTCACAACTCAACCCGTACCTCACCTTCGACGGCAACGCCCGCGAGGCGATGGAGTTCTATCAGGCGGTCTTCGGCGGCGAGCTGCGGATCAGCACCTTCGGCGAGTTCGGCGGCACCGATCCCGCCATCATCGACAAGGTGATGCACGCGTCGCTCACCACCGATCAGGGCTACACGCTGATGGCCTCGGACAATGCACCCGGAATGCCATTCACCCCGGGCAACACCATCACCTGCAGCCTCAGCGGCGATCCGGGCGACGGCCTGGAGCAGATGTGGGAGCAGCTGGCCGACGGCGGCACGGTCACCATGCCGTTCGAGAAGCAGATCTGGGGCGATCTCTACGGTCTGTGCGTCGACCGGTTCGGCGTCCCCTGGATGGTCGACGTCTCCCAGCCGGAGTGA
- a CDS encoding RidA family protein: MRQQVSSGGPYEDMYGYSRVVRVGDQIHVSGTTARPPDLDGDAYRQARAALAIIENALQDVGSTLAAVVRTVTYVTEIDDAELVARAHREIFGDIRPAATLVEVTGLLGGARVEIEAYAVETP, from the coding sequence ATGCGCCAGCAGGTCTCCTCAGGAGGGCCGTACGAAGACATGTACGGGTACAGCCGCGTGGTGCGGGTGGGCGACCAGATCCATGTCTCGGGCACCACGGCGCGCCCGCCGGATCTGGATGGCGATGCCTACCGCCAGGCCCGGGCGGCGCTCGCGATCATTGAGAACGCCCTGCAGGACGTCGGGTCAACGCTTGCCGCGGTGGTCCGTACGGTCACCTACGTCACGGAGATCGACGACGCCGAACTCGTCGCCCGCGCGCATCGCGAGATCTTCGGCGACATCCGGCCGGCGGCCACGTTGGTCGAGGTCACCGGCCTGCTCGGTGGGGCCCGGGTGGAGATCGAGGCGTACGCGGTGGAGACGCCGTAG
- a CDS encoding AbrB/MazE/SpoVT family DNA-binding domain-containing protein translates to MRLNSKGQVTIPAPLRAKHGLHAGDEVEVVEEGATLRIVRVAGSPTRGQRLVEHLRGRGTARETDGMSTDQLMDLLRGE, encoded by the coding sequence ATGAGGTTGAACAGCAAGGGTCAGGTGACCATTCCAGCGCCGCTGCGAGCCAAGCACGGCCTTCACGCGGGCGACGAGGTCGAGGTGGTCGAGGAGGGAGCTACCCTGCGGATTGTGCGGGTGGCGGGCTCCCCCACCAGAGGTCAGCGGCTCGTTGAGCACCTACGCGGCCGGGGGACCGCGCGGGAGACCGACGGCATGTCCACCGACCAGCTCATGGATCTGCTTCGGGGTGAGTGA
- a CDS encoding type II toxin-antitoxin system VapC family toxin — translation MSDFLRPVPDRRPDELATLVDSNILLDVLTEDPTWSMWSSAQLAAARDLGVLVVNPIVYAEVSVRFARIEDLDEALPAGDFLREELPYSAGFLAGKAYLRYRRQGGVKQSPIADFYIGAHAAVCGYRLLTRDAARFRTYFPKLTLVAPDDEAAGAESG, via the coding sequence GTGAGTGACTTCCTCCGGCCGGTTCCCGATCGCCGTCCGGACGAGCTGGCCACGCTCGTGGATTCGAATATCCTGCTCGACGTGCTGACGGAAGACCCGACCTGGTCGATGTGGTCGAGCGCCCAACTCGCCGCTGCCCGGGACCTGGGAGTCCTCGTTGTCAACCCGATCGTCTATGCGGAGGTCTCGGTGCGTTTCGCGCGCATCGAGGACCTTGACGAGGCCCTACCAGCGGGGGACTTTCTACGTGAAGAACTGCCCTATAGCGCGGGCTTCCTCGCCGGCAAAGCTTACTTGCGGTATCGCCGGCAGGGTGGCGTAAAGCAATCGCCGATCGCGGACTTCTACATCGGCGCCCACGCAGCGGTATGTGGATATCGGTTGCTGACCCGTGACGCCGCCCGCTTTCGTACCTACTTCCCCAAGCTGACGCTGGTCGCGCCCGACGACGAAGCCGCGGGAGCAGAATCAGGTTGA